The Mesorhizobium loti genome includes a region encoding these proteins:
- a CDS encoding helix-turn-helix transcriptional regulator — MLVAATRETSGDLFGKALVDWLRLHVSFDHCVVFGYRGASRPPLLFETFSPAESHVFVALYQEGPYLLDPFHHAAVERKEGFWRMRELAPDRFYASEYFRSYYSQTRLAEEVGFFVPLPGKDALVLSLMRLRASGPFGTADARLLRDMAPAVINLIRLRWPALPADEPTETKQDETIVAVNEFDRAHIWKSLSLTPREKHVVDLVLQGHSTESIARAMRIVPGTVKVHRRNIYRKLKIKSQAGLFARFVEIIDARIR, encoded by the coding sequence ATGCTCGTCGCAGCGACGCGGGAGACGAGCGGCGACCTCTTCGGCAAGGCGCTGGTCGATTGGCTGCGGCTTCATGTCAGTTTCGATCACTGCGTGGTCTTCGGCTATCGCGGCGCCTCGCGCCCGCCGCTGCTGTTCGAGACGTTTTCGCCCGCCGAAAGCCATGTCTTCGTCGCGCTCTACCAGGAAGGCCCGTATCTGCTCGACCCGTTCCACCACGCGGCGGTCGAGCGCAAGGAAGGCTTCTGGCGCATGCGCGAATTGGCACCGGACCGTTTCTACGCCAGCGAGTATTTTCGTTCCTACTACAGCCAGACCAGGCTGGCCGAGGAGGTCGGCTTCTTCGTGCCGCTACCGGGCAAGGATGCGCTGGTGCTGTCGCTGATGCGGCTGCGCGCTTCGGGCCCGTTCGGCACCGCCGATGCCAGATTGTTACGCGACATGGCGCCGGCGGTGATCAACCTCATCAGGTTGCGCTGGCCCGCCCTTCCGGCCGACGAACCAACCGAGACGAAGCAGGACGAGACGATCGTTGCGGTCAACGAATTCGACCGTGCCCATATCTGGAAGAGCCTGTCGCTGACGCCGCGCGAAAAGCATGTCGTCGACCTGGTGCTGCAGGGGCATTCGACGGAATCGATCGCCAGGGCGATGCGCATCGTGCCGGGAACCGTGAAGGTTCATCGCCGCAACATCTACCGCAAGCTCAAGATCAAGTCGCAGGCCGGCCTGTTCGCACGCTTCGTCGAGATCATCGACGCGCGGATCCGGTAG
- a CDS encoding ABC transporter substrate-binding protein has translation MKKLFVLGALAAMLASGTALADTSGKKIAFSNNYAGNSWRQAMLDSYGIVTKKAVADKVVGAADIFTTADKEVPTQAAQVQNLILQGYDAIVINAASPDALNGAIKQACDAGITVVSFDGTVTEPCAYRVVVDFKDMGKQEVEQMAKFQPKGGNLLEIRGLAGTSIDDAIHAGILEGVAAHPEFKIVGSVTGDWDQTTAQKAVATILPSLPDIVGIVDQGGDGYGAAQAFAAAGKPRPTIIMGNRQDELQWWKEQKDKDGYQTWSASIAPGVSSLAFWVAQQVLDGRTDIPHDLLVPYLAFTQDDFEAELPKIVKGGVASHEYTQEDAIAAIKANIK, from the coding sequence ATGAAGAAATTGTTCGTCTTGGGCGCTCTGGCGGCGATGCTCGCCTCGGGCACCGCGCTGGCCGACACAAGTGGCAAGAAGATCGCCTTCTCCAACAATTATGCCGGCAATTCATGGCGGCAGGCGATGCTCGACAGCTATGGCATCGTCACCAAGAAGGCGGTCGCCGACAAGGTCGTCGGCGCGGCCGACATCTTCACCACCGCCGACAAGGAAGTGCCGACGCAGGCAGCACAGGTGCAGAACCTGATCCTGCAGGGCTATGACGCGATCGTCATCAACGCCGCCTCGCCGGACGCGCTCAACGGCGCCATCAAGCAGGCCTGCGATGCCGGCATCACCGTCGTCTCCTTCGACGGCACCGTGACCGAACCTTGCGCCTACCGCGTCGTCGTCGACTTCAAGGACATGGGCAAGCAGGAAGTCGAGCAGATGGCCAAGTTCCAGCCCAAGGGCGGCAATCTCTTGGAAATCCGCGGCCTTGCCGGCACCTCGATCGACGATGCCATCCATGCCGGCATCCTCGAAGGCGTCGCCGCCCATCCCGAGTTCAAGATCGTCGGCTCGGTGACCGGCGACTGGGACCAGACGACGGCGCAGAAGGCAGTGGCGACCATCCTGCCGTCGCTGCCCGATATCGTCGGCATCGTCGACCAGGGCGGTGACGGCTATGGCGCGGCACAGGCTTTCGCCGCCGCCGGCAAGCCGCGTCCGACCATCATCATGGGCAACCGCCAGGACGAGTTGCAGTGGTGGAAGGAGCAGAAGGACAAGGACGGCTACCAGACTTGGTCGGCCTCGATCGCGCCAGGCGTGTCGTCGCTCGCCTTCTGGGTGGCGCAGCAGGTGCTCGACGGCCGCACCGACATTCCGCATGACCTGCTGGTGCCCTATCTGGCCTTCACCCAGGACGATTTCGAGGCCGAGCTGCCGAAGATCGTCAAAGGCGGCGTCGCCAGCCACGAATACACGCAGGAAGATGCCATCGCGGCCATCAAAGCCAACATCAAGTGA
- a CDS encoding 3-hydroxyacyl-CoA dehydrogenase: protein MSDFLRIHRDGDVAIVTIDNPPVNALSFHVREPLMQALVELRDDASVAAIVIACAGRTFVAGADITEFGKPMQQPELRAIVATLETIAKPTVAAIHGTALGGGLELALGCHFRVADAGAKLGLPEVKLGLLPGGGGTVRLPRLVGAVKALRMIVSGTPVAATEAHAAGLVDAVFDGDLTTHAVNFAGEIARKGGPFTPVRDRNEGLKETDLAAFDAEAADLARKARGLEAPIACAQAVRNAVTLPFDEALAAERALFVKLVAGDQSRAQRHLFFAEREAAKLPGKDIVKRRIARVGVIGAGTMGGGIAMAFANGGYPVTLLETNHEALQRGLATIDKNYAVSVTRGSLSEDAKRERLAQFKGSTDYADLADCDLIVEAVFEDMAVKKEVFGKLEAVARPGAILATNTSYLDINEIAASTSRPQDVLGLHFFSPANVMKLLEIVRADKTAPDALATVVDLARRIGKVAVVVGVCHGFVGNRMLAARGSESEALLLEGATPCQIDQAFTDFGWPMGPFQMGDLAGLDIGWRNRKARGLTAVIADTLCEQGRFGQKTGRGFYLYEAGARTPVPDPEVEALIRDKATEKGIAPRAISAEEIIERTLYPLVNEGAKILEEKIAARASDIDVVWVNGYGFPIGKGGPMFWAGLEGPAKIIERLDHWHQRTGKDVFKPAPLLKRMAETGSWEAGAA from the coding sequence GTGTCCGATTTCCTCAGGATCCACCGTGACGGTGATGTCGCCATCGTCACCATCGACAATCCGCCGGTCAACGCGCTGAGCTTTCATGTCCGCGAACCGCTGATGCAGGCGCTGGTTGAGCTGCGGGATGATGCGTCGGTTGCCGCCATCGTCATCGCCTGTGCCGGACGGACTTTTGTCGCCGGCGCCGACATCACCGAATTCGGCAAGCCGATGCAGCAGCCCGAACTGCGCGCCATCGTGGCGACGTTGGAAACCATCGCCAAGCCAACGGTGGCCGCCATCCACGGCACCGCGCTCGGCGGCGGGCTGGAGCTGGCGCTGGGCTGCCATTTCCGCGTCGCCGACGCCGGTGCCAAGCTCGGTCTGCCGGAGGTCAAGCTCGGCCTGTTGCCGGGTGGTGGCGGCACGGTGCGGTTGCCACGCCTGGTCGGCGCGGTGAAGGCGCTCAGGATGATCGTCTCCGGAACGCCGGTCGCTGCGACCGAGGCGCATGCCGCCGGTCTCGTAGATGCCGTCTTCGATGGCGATCTGACCACGCATGCGGTGAACTTCGCTGGGGAAATAGCCCGCAAGGGTGGCCCCTTCACGCCGGTGCGTGATCGCAATGAGGGGCTCAAGGAGACCGACCTCGCGGCTTTCGACGCCGAGGCAGCGGATCTCGCCAGGAAAGCGCGCGGCCTCGAGGCACCGATCGCTTGTGCGCAGGCGGTGCGCAACGCCGTGACGCTGCCTTTTGACGAAGCGCTTGCGGCGGAACGCGCGCTGTTCGTGAAACTCGTCGCCGGCGACCAGTCGCGGGCGCAGCGCCATCTGTTCTTTGCCGAACGTGAGGCGGCAAAGCTTCCGGGAAAGGACATCGTCAAGCGCAGGATCGCACGCGTAGGTGTCATCGGCGCCGGCACGATGGGCGGCGGCATCGCCATGGCCTTCGCCAATGGCGGCTATCCCGTGACCTTGCTGGAAACCAACCATGAGGCACTGCAGCGCGGGCTGGCGACCATCGACAAGAACTATGCCGTTTCCGTGACGCGCGGTTCGCTAAGCGAAGACGCCAAGCGCGAGCGGCTTGCCCAGTTCAAAGGCTCTACCGACTATGCCGATCTCGCCGATTGCGACCTGATCGTCGAGGCGGTGTTCGAGGACATGGCGGTCAAGAAGGAGGTTTTCGGCAAGCTCGAAGCGGTGGCCAGGCCGGGTGCGATCCTTGCCACCAACACCTCCTATCTCGACATCAACGAAATCGCCGCCTCGACCTCGCGGCCGCAGGATGTGCTCGGCCTGCATTTCTTCTCGCCGGCCAATGTCATGAAGCTGCTGGAGATCGTGCGGGCCGACAAGACCGCGCCCGATGCGCTGGCGACCGTCGTTGACCTGGCGCGGCGGATCGGCAAGGTGGCTGTCGTCGTCGGCGTCTGCCATGGCTTCGTCGGCAATCGCATGCTGGCCGCGCGCGGCTCGGAATCCGAAGCCTTGTTGCTGGAGGGTGCGACACCCTGCCAGATCGACCAGGCATTCACCGATTTCGGCTGGCCGATGGGGCCGTTCCAGATGGGCGATCTCGCCGGCCTCGACATTGGCTGGCGCAACCGCAAGGCACGCGGCCTCACAGCCGTGATCGCCGACACGCTGTGCGAACAAGGGCGTTTCGGCCAGAAGACCGGCCGGGGTTTCTATCTCTACGAGGCTGGCGCGCGCACACCAGTGCCGGATCCCGAGGTTGAAGCGCTGATCCGCGACAAGGCTACCGAGAAGGGCATCGCGCCGCGTGCGATCAGCGCGGAAGAAATTATCGAGCGCACGCTCTACCCGCTGGTCAACGAGGGCGCGAAGATACTCGAAGAGAAGATCGCGGCCCGTGCGTCCGACATCGACGTCGTCTGGGTCAATGGCTACGGCTTTCCCATTGGCAAGGGCGGGCCGATGTTCTGGGCTGGCCTCGAAGGTCCGGCCAAGATCATCGAGCGGCTCGACCACTGGCATCAGCGGACGGGCAAGGACGTGTTCAAGCCCGCGCCGCTGCTGAAGCGGATGGCCGAGACCGGGTCGTGGGAAGCCGGCGCGGCCTGA
- a CDS encoding ABC transporter permease, translating into MTSVKSLAGKPWIWSFLGALLVWLATIAFTGGYGAGGMVTAALSLAVFTVIVGVGQMFVITLGPGNVDLSLPANIGLASAVAMKVMDGNDSMIVVGLLAALACGAAVGAANYLLIWALRIPPIIATLSASFIIQSIDISYGRGLQIKPPPGFADFANWQILGIPVLAILTVLFTIGAAIALQRMIYGRSVLAIGQNIRAAWLAGVNVGRIRFLTYTLSGALGGIDGALLAGYFRGANVDIGNEYLLASIAVVVIGGTSVAGGKANVPGVWGAALFLVLLLTMLNTFGVSAGVRLLLTGLIIVGVITAAGGQKALR; encoded by the coding sequence ATGACCTCGGTGAAATCGTTGGCCGGCAAACCCTGGATCTGGTCGTTTCTCGGCGCCTTGCTGGTGTGGCTGGCGACGATCGCCTTCACCGGCGGCTATGGCGCTGGCGGCATGGTGACCGCCGCTTTGTCGCTGGCGGTGTTCACGGTCATCGTCGGTGTCGGCCAGATGTTCGTCATCACGCTCGGCCCGGGCAATGTCGACCTCTCGCTGCCGGCCAATATCGGCCTTGCCAGCGCCGTCGCGATGAAAGTGATGGACGGCAACGATTCCATGATCGTGGTCGGGCTGCTGGCGGCGCTCGCCTGTGGCGCGGCGGTCGGCGCCGCCAACTACCTGCTGATCTGGGCGCTGCGCATTCCTCCGATCATCGCCACGCTGTCGGCCAGCTTCATCATCCAGTCGATCGACATCAGCTATGGGCGCGGGCTGCAGATCAAGCCGCCGCCGGGCTTCGCCGATTTCGCCAACTGGCAGATACTGGGCATTCCGGTGCTGGCGATCCTCACCGTGCTGTTCACCATCGGTGCGGCCATCGCGCTGCAACGCATGATCTATGGCCGCTCGGTTCTGGCGATCGGCCAGAACATCCGCGCGGCGTGGCTGGCCGGCGTCAATGTCGGCCGCATCCGCTTCCTCACCTACACGCTGTCGGGCGCGCTCGGCGGCATCGACGGAGCACTGCTCGCCGGCTATTTCCGCGGCGCCAATGTCGATATCGGCAATGAATACCTGCTCGCTTCGATCGCCGTCGTCGTCATCGGCGGCACATCGGTGGCCGGCGGCAAGGCCAACGTGCCCGGCGTCTGGGGCGCGGCGCTGTTCCTGGTGCTGCTTTTGACCATGCTCAACACGTTCGGCGTCAGCGCCGGGGTGCGATTGCTGCTTACGGGGCTGATCATTGTCGGGGTGATCACGGCGGCGGGCGGGCAGAAGGCGCTGCGGTAG
- a CDS encoding response regulator transcription factor, translated as MLVMIAENDGLHRTFARRTVEQLWPGDVEVIEASDGEDAINLAAEREPPHVVLDLQMPKATGIEVARAIWNRRAGTHILFWSNFADEAYVRGVARIVPPGSVYGYVLKSATEEGMRSALRGVFRDGHCIIDREIRGIQHRVQDKFEGITDGEYESLIDIALGLTDRAIAARRGLSIRGAQSRIKHVYDKLGIVPAEEGASDASVFNSRTRAIYLAMARGLINIDALRREQDRLDAWLAQAPPGH; from the coding sequence ATGCTTGTGATGATCGCCGAGAATGACGGACTGCACCGCACCTTCGCGCGGCGGACCGTCGAGCAATTGTGGCCCGGCGACGTCGAGGTGATCGAGGCGAGCGACGGCGAGGACGCCATCAACCTGGCGGCCGAGCGCGAGCCGCCGCATGTCGTGCTCGACCTGCAGATGCCGAAGGCGACCGGGATCGAGGTTGCCAGGGCGATCTGGAACCGCCGCGCCGGCACGCACATCCTGTTCTGGTCGAATTTCGCCGACGAGGCCTATGTGCGCGGCGTGGCGCGCATCGTGCCGCCCGGCTCGGTCTACGGCTATGTGCTCAAATCGGCGACTGAGGAAGGCATGCGGTCCGCTTTGCGCGGCGTTTTCCGCGACGGCCACTGCATCATCGACCGCGAGATCCGCGGCATCCAGCACCGCGTGCAGGACAAGTTCGAGGGCATCACCGACGGTGAATATGAAAGTCTGATCGACATCGCGCTCGGCCTGACCGACCGGGCGATCGCGGCACGCCGCGGCCTATCGATCCGTGGCGCGCAGAGCCGCATCAAGCATGTCTATGACAAGCTCGGCATCGTGCCGGCGGAGGAAGGCGCCAGCGACGCTTCCGTGTTCAACTCGCGGACGCGGGCGATCTATCTCGCCATGGCGCGCGGCCTGATCAACATCGACGCGCTGCGCCGCGAGCAGGACCGGCTCGATGCCTGGCTGGCCCAGGCGCCGCCGGGTCACTGA
- a CDS encoding ABC transporter permease has protein sequence MTAASLDTAARTSAERGALARARLLRGLLPALSLALVLLAIAWLNPRAISYFGFSLMLNLAIPIALATIAQMFVIAGNELDLSIGTFVGFVGCVTATWLKDAPLVGAVILLGSIGIYALLGALIHLRNLPSIVVTLGMSFVWQGLAILVLPKPGGKAPDWLLGLMAFKPPFIPFPIIAALLIGLIVHFGLMRTSYGVILRGSGGNPAALGRAGWSLLKTKIVLFALAGLFGVLSGMALIGITTSADANIGNGYTLLAVAGVILGGGEFVGGRVSPIGAVIGALTLALAASPLLTFMHIPPDWQVAANGAILIIVLAARVLISRKER, from the coding sequence ATGACGGCCGCCAGTCTCGACACCGCCGCCAGGACGTCCGCCGAGCGTGGCGCACTGGCCCGTGCCCGCCTGCTGCGCGGGCTGCTGCCGGCGCTGTCGCTGGCGCTGGTGCTGCTCGCCATCGCCTGGCTCAACCCGCGCGCCATCAGCTATTTCGGCTTCAGCCTGATGCTCAATTTGGCGATCCCGATCGCGCTGGCGACCATCGCGCAGATGTTCGTCATCGCCGGCAACGAGCTCGACCTGTCGATCGGCACTTTCGTCGGCTTCGTCGGCTGTGTCACCGCGACCTGGCTGAAGGATGCGCCGCTCGTCGGCGCCGTCATCCTGCTCGGGTCGATCGGCATCTATGCGCTGCTCGGCGCGCTGATCCATCTGCGCAACCTGCCTTCTATCGTGGTGACGCTTGGCATGAGCTTCGTCTGGCAAGGGCTGGCCATTCTCGTCTTGCCCAAACCGGGTGGCAAGGCGCCGGACTGGCTGCTTGGGCTGATGGCGTTCAAGCCGCCTTTCATTCCGTTCCCGATCATCGCGGCGCTGCTGATCGGCCTCATCGTTCATTTCGGCCTGATGCGCACATCCTATGGCGTGATCCTGCGCGGTTCGGGCGGCAATCCGGCGGCACTCGGCCGCGCCGGCTGGTCGCTGCTCAAGACCAAGATCGTGCTGTTTGCGCTCGCCGGCCTGTTCGGCGTGCTGTCCGGCATGGCGCTGATCGGCATCACCACATCGGCCGACGCCAATATCGGCAATGGCTACACGCTGCTGGCGGTCGCCGGCGTCATCCTCGGCGGCGGCGAATTCGTCGGCGGCCGGGTGTCGCCGATCGGCGCGGTGATCGGCGCGCTGACGCTGGCGCTGGCGGCATCGCCGCTGCTCACCTTCATGCACATCCCGCCTGACTGGCAGGTCGCCGCCAACGGCGCCATCCTCATCATCGTGCTGGCGGCGCGGGTGCTGATCAGCCGCAAGGAGAGGTGA
- a CDS encoding sugar ABC transporter ATP-binding protein, giving the protein MPEGNADIIRLNGAEKHFGAVRALGGVDFHVGPGECVGLVGHNGAGKSTLMHMVAGTLVPDSGQIGVHGGIEANYSVSRAQHLGIRCVFQELSLCPNLSVAENTRINHASLRGLGWRRKAADLIAAKLDEIFPGHSISASDIVGDLSIGRRQMVEVARAFTVTQDRLDLVILDEPTSSLDAHTAGQLLAFVRRFVAGGKSCILISHVLGEVLRNADRIVVMRDGKVVVADAASAFDRDRLVTAMGGAEARQKIAAEIAAAKPGASPLRVRARPAAQKDGTDLVACAGEIIGLAGLAGHGQTDLLLAIFSAASRARTGIEVTAPVALVAGDRQSDGIFPQWSIAQNIGIRSLARLRNGLLISPQREAELAAFWQKKIGIRTPDMNNNIFSLSGGNQQKALFAGALGSDAQIVLMDDPMRGVDIGTKLEVYDLVREEAGRGRTFLWYTTETEELDNCDHIYVFKNGRIVANLRRDELTEEKIIQSSFGDAA; this is encoded by the coding sequence ATGCCTGAAGGGAACGCTGACATCATCAGACTGAACGGCGCCGAAAAGCATTTCGGCGCCGTTCGCGCGCTGGGCGGCGTGGATTTTCACGTCGGGCCCGGCGAGTGCGTCGGGCTTGTCGGCCACAATGGCGCCGGCAAATCGACGCTGATGCACATGGTGGCGGGCACGCTGGTGCCCGACAGCGGGCAGATCGGCGTGCATGGCGGCATCGAGGCGAACTACTCGGTGTCGCGGGCGCAGCATCTCGGCATTCGCTGCGTGTTCCAGGAACTATCGCTGTGCCCCAATCTCAGCGTTGCCGAGAACACACGCATCAACCATGCGTCGCTGCGTGGGCTCGGCTGGCGGCGCAAGGCGGCCGATCTGATCGCCGCCAAGCTCGACGAGATTTTTCCGGGTCACAGCATCTCGGCGTCGGACATTGTCGGCGACCTGTCGATCGGCCGGCGCCAGATGGTCGAGGTGGCGCGTGCCTTTACCGTCACGCAGGATCGTCTCGACCTCGTCATTCTCGACGAGCCGACATCGTCGCTGGACGCGCACACGGCCGGCCAGCTTCTGGCCTTCGTGCGCCGCTTCGTCGCCGGCGGCAAAAGCTGCATCCTGATCTCGCATGTGCTGGGCGAGGTGCTGCGTAACGCCGACCGCATCGTGGTGATGCGTGACGGCAAGGTGGTTGTCGCTGACGCCGCCAGTGCCTTCGACCGCGACCGGCTGGTGACGGCGATGGGCGGAGCGGAAGCGCGCCAGAAAATCGCCGCTGAAATCGCTGCCGCCAAGCCAGGCGCCAGTCCGCTGCGGGTTCGGGCGCGGCCCGCCGCGCAGAAGGACGGCACCGACCTCGTCGCCTGTGCCGGTGAGATCATCGGCCTTGCCGGGTTGGCGGGGCATGGCCAGACCGACCTGCTGCTGGCGATCTTTAGCGCCGCATCGCGCGCCCGGACTGGCATCGAGGTGACGGCGCCGGTGGCGCTGGTCGCCGGCGACCGTCAGTCGGACGGCATCTTTCCGCAATGGTCGATCGCGCAGAATATCGGCATCCGCTCGCTGGCGCGCCTGCGCAACGGGCTGCTGATCTCGCCGCAGCGCGAGGCCGAACTCGCTGCGTTTTGGCAGAAGAAGATCGGCATCCGCACGCCGGATATGAACAACAACATCTTCTCGCTGTCGGGCGGCAACCAGCAGAAGGCGCTGTTTGCCGGCGCACTCGGCTCTGATGCGCAGATCGTGCTGATGGACGATCCGATGCGCGGCGTCGATATCGGCACCAAGCTGGAGGTCTATGACCTCGTGCGCGAAGAGGCCGGCCGCGGCCGCACCTTCCTCTGGTACACCACGGAAACCGAAGAGCTCGACAATTGCGACCACATCTATGTCTTCAAGAACGGCCGCATCGTCGCCAATCTGCGCCGCGACGAACTGACCGAGGAGAAGATCATCCAGTCCTCCTTCGGCGATGCGGCCTGA
- a CDS encoding SMP-30/gluconolactonase/LRE family protein — translation MSVSARARHSGFDDVVGDAPIETLASGFGFLEGPVWHPYEKWLVFSDIPESRMYRRSAGGEIELFREPSHKANGNTLDRHGRLVTCEHATSRVTRAEPNGSVTVLATHHQGKQLNSPNDVVVATGGSVYFTDPGYGRVEFYGVPRPQELPFQGVYRIDGDGARLTLLADDFVQPNGLCFSLDESRLFVNDTERGHIRVFGVEANGDLNGGAVWAVTEGEGPGAPDGMKIDSRGNLYCTGPGGIHVFDASGAILGVIRTPEDCANFTFGDDDLQSLYITASTSLYRLRVRVPGLRLF, via the coding sequence ATGTCGGTTTCGGCGCGCGCGCGCCATTCCGGTTTCGACGACGTCGTCGGCGATGCGCCGATCGAAACGCTGGCAAGCGGCTTCGGCTTCCTCGAGGGGCCGGTCTGGCACCCTTACGAGAAATGGCTGGTCTTCTCCGACATTCCGGAAAGCCGGATGTATCGCCGCAGTGCCGGGGGCGAAATCGAGCTGTTCCGCGAGCCGAGCCACAAGGCCAATGGCAACACGCTGGACCGCCACGGGCGGCTGGTCACCTGCGAGCACGCGACGAGCCGGGTGACCCGCGCCGAGCCCAATGGCAGCGTCACCGTGCTTGCCACGCACCACCAGGGCAAGCAGCTCAACAGCCCGAACGACGTCGTCGTTGCCACTGGCGGATCGGTCTACTTCACTGATCCCGGCTATGGCCGGGTGGAATTCTATGGCGTGCCGCGCCCGCAGGAGCTGCCGTTCCAGGGCGTCTACCGCATCGACGGCGACGGCGCCCGGCTGACATTGCTGGCCGACGATTTCGTGCAGCCGAATGGGCTTTGCTTTTCGCTCGACGAGTCGCGGCTGTTCGTCAACGACACCGAACGCGGACACATCAGGGTGTTCGGCGTGGAAGCGAATGGCGACCTCAATGGCGGCGCCGTCTGGGCAGTGACCGAGGGCGAGGGGCCGGGAGCGCCCGACGGTATGAAGATCGACAGCCGCGGCAATCTTTATTGCACCGGCCCCGGCGGCATCCATGTCTTTGACGCATCGGGCGCCATTCTTGGCGTCATCCGGACGCCGGAAGACTGCGCGAATTTCACCTTCGGCGACGACGATTTGCAAAGCCTCTACATTACCGCGTCGACGTCGCTGTACCGGCTCCGGGTGCGCGTGCCGGGATTGAGACTGTTTTGA
- a CDS encoding ABC transporter ATP-binding protein, with protein MTAVPDIEFRGVTKRYGSVTAVSGIDLAVPPSAFVALLGPSGCGKTTCLRMIGGFEQPSEGQVFIRGQDMAGTPPYRRPVNMVFQQYALFPHLDVEDNVAYGLRQARPRLSSREISSRAGEALEMVRLAGYGRRKIHELSGGQQQRVALARALVNKPAVLLLDEPLAALDKKLRTDMQIELQNLQREIGITFVLVTHDQEEALSMSDFVCVMNGGRIVQLGQPSEIYDEPADLFVADFVGKTNLLSGTVAGHTGDLVEVALADGTVIAARKRTALQQGEAVSVSLRPESLSLGASGSGRFKGIVRNRIFLGSTAEYAIEVKGIGTLLAKADHLIGHGNLFKPGEPVAIGFASGTPLAFPDTKNNGTNQRVDKHVEIIS; from the coding sequence TTGACCGCAGTGCCTGACATCGAGTTTCGCGGCGTCACCAAGCGCTATGGCAGCGTGACCGCAGTCAGCGGTATCGATCTCGCCGTCCCACCTTCCGCCTTTGTTGCCCTGCTCGGCCCCTCCGGCTGCGGCAAGACGACCTGCCTGCGCATGATCGGTGGCTTCGAACAGCCGAGCGAAGGTCAGGTGTTCATTCGCGGCCAGGACATGGCCGGCACGCCGCCCTACCGGCGGCCGGTCAACATGGTGTTCCAGCAATACGCTCTGTTTCCGCATCTCGATGTCGAGGACAACGTCGCCTACGGGCTGCGCCAGGCGCGGCCAAGGCTGTCGTCACGCGAGATATCCTCAAGGGCGGGCGAGGCGCTCGAAATGGTGCGGCTCGCCGGCTATGGCCGCCGCAAGATCCACGAACTGTCAGGCGGCCAGCAGCAGCGGGTCGCGTTGGCGCGCGCGCTGGTCAACAAGCCGGCCGTGCTTTTGCTCGACGAGCCGCTGGCGGCGCTCGACAAGAAGCTGCGCACCGACATGCAGATCGAGCTGCAGAACCTGCAGCGCGAGATCGGCATCACCTTCGTGCTGGTCACCCACGACCAGGAGGAAGCGCTGTCGATGAGCGATTTCGTCTGCGTCATGAATGGCGGCCGCATCGTCCAGCTCGGGCAGCCGAGCGAGATCTATGACGAGCCGGCCGATTTGTTCGTCGCCGACTTCGTCGGCAAGACCAATCTCTTGAGCGGCACCGTCGCCGGGCATACCGGCGATCTGGTGGAGGTAGCGCTTGCCGATGGCACGGTCATTGCGGCGCGCAAGCGGACTGCCTTGCAGCAGGGCGAGGCCGTGTCGGTCAGCCTTCGCCCCGAATCGCTCAGTCTCGGCGCGTCGGGAAGCGGCCGGTTCAAGGGCATCGTCCGCAACCGGATCTTCCTGGGCTCGACGGCGGAATACGCGATCGAGGTCAAGGGCATCGGAACGCTGCTGGCCAAGGCCGACCATCTGATCGGCCACGGCAATCTCTTCAAGCCGGGTGAACCCGTCGCCATCGGCTTTGCCTCCGGAACGCCGCTGGCGTTTCCGGACACCAAGAACAACGGGACCAACCAGAGGGTAGATAAACATGTCGAAATCATATCGTGA